A portion of the Krasilnikovia cinnamomea genome contains these proteins:
- a CDS encoding MmcQ/YjbR family DNA-binding protein, which translates to MADADDVRRLALALPHVVEIDSDGFDFRVAGKGFVWSYPERSPGKPRVIRTDIAVLYVGDEAEKQALLLGEPDLFFTTAGYDGLPLVMLRLTRVGVERLRELVTDAWRMRAPDELHAELDAAGN; encoded by the coding sequence GTGGCTGACGCCGACGACGTTCGCCGCCTGGCGCTGGCCTTGCCGCACGTGGTGGAGATCGACAGCGACGGGTTCGACTTCCGGGTCGCCGGCAAGGGATTCGTCTGGTCCTACCCCGAGCGCAGTCCCGGAAAGCCACGGGTGATCCGCACCGACATCGCGGTGCTGTACGTGGGCGACGAGGCCGAGAAGCAGGCGCTGCTGCTCGGCGAGCCCGACCTGTTCTTCACCACCGCCGGCTACGACGGTCTGCCGCTGGTGATGCTCCGCCTGACCCGGGTCGGTGTCGAGCGGCTCCGCGAGCTCGTGACCGATGCCTGGCGGATGCGCGCACCGGACGAGCTGCACGCCGAGCTGGACGCGGCCGGCAACTGA